In a genomic window of Thiosocius teredinicola:
- a CDS encoding hydrogenase maturation nickel metallochaperone HypA/HybF, with protein sequence MHELAVCQGLMRQIELLAQREQAECITAIRLSIGPLSGVEPQLLADAFPIASAGSIAEGATLEVESQPIRVRCLTCGAESDATMNKLVCGSCGDFRTQLLSGDELLLTSVELERRQHA encoded by the coding sequence ATGCATGAGCTCGCCGTATGCCAGGGCCTGATGCGCCAGATCGAATTGCTGGCGCAACGTGAACAGGCCGAGTGCATTACGGCGATCCGCCTGAGCATCGGCCCGCTCTCGGGTGTCGAACCGCAACTGCTCGCCGATGCCTTCCCCATTGCATCGGCCGGCAGCATCGCCGAAGGCGCCACCCTCGAGGTCGAATCCCAACCCATCCGGGTACGCTGCCTGACTTGCGGCGCCGAATCGGATGCAACGATGAACAAGCTGGTCTGCGGCAGTTGCGGCGACTTTCGCACGCAGTTGCTCAGCGGCGATGAACTCTTGCTCACCAGTGTGGAACTGGAGAGGCGTCAACACGCCTGA
- a CDS encoding HypC/HybG/HupF family hydrogenase formation chaperone: MCLGIPMQIKQIDGFTARCEAKGVERDVSLFMLQHEPLDTGDFVIVHVGYAIQKVTPEDAATAWEIYDEMLARENGGHA; encoded by the coding sequence ATGTGCCTGGGCATCCCGATGCAAATCAAACAGATCGACGGCTTCACCGCACGCTGCGAGGCCAAGGGCGTCGAGCGTGACGTCAGCCTGTTCATGCTGCAGCACGAGCCGCTCGATACCGGCGACTTCGTGATCGTGCACGTCGGTTACGCCATTCAGAAAGTCACGCCGGAAGACGCCGCGACCGCGTGGGAGATCTACGACGAGATGCTCGCCAGGGAAAACGGCGGTCATGCATGA